In Aeromicrobium marinum DSM 15272, one genomic interval encodes:
- a CDS encoding nuclear transport factor 2 family protein, with protein sequence MTMTDDQKIDLAHRMFAKWDTLDWDGVVDLFADDGVLHSVMGEPVVGRAAIAERMGILGAKAERLKLHIKTIGVIDGRVFVERVDDFDYDGHHAEVPVVGIMRMADDKVTEWLEYYDRPTLLAGMGIKPSEDFAH encoded by the coding sequence ATGACCATGACCGACGACCAGAAGATCGACCTCGCCCACCGCATGTTCGCCAAGTGGGACACCCTCGACTGGGACGGCGTGGTCGACCTGTTCGCCGACGACGGCGTGCTCCACAGCGTCATGGGCGAGCCGGTCGTCGGCCGTGCCGCGATCGCCGAGCGGATGGGCATCCTGGGCGCCAAGGCCGAGCGGCTCAAGCTGCACATCAAGACCATCGGCGTCATCGACGGCCGGGTGTTCGTGGAGCGCGTCGACGACTTCGACTACGACGGCCACCACGCCGAGGTGCCGGTGGTCGGCATCATGCGGATGGCCGACGACAAGGTGACGGAGTGGCTGGAGTACTACGACCGGCCCACCCTGCTGGCCGGCATGGGCATCAAGCCCAGCGAGGACTTCGCGCACTGA
- a CDS encoding enoyl-CoA hydratase-related protein, whose product MTYSTLATRVEDHVMTIELDRPEQLNSITLQMCADLAAVFADADADPDVRVVVITGRGKAYSVGADLSEGAGALDSQDRPDSDEPFRDEGGLITLQIFRCTKPVIAAVNGIAAGLGATMLLPIDMVLASEKARFAFVFAKRGIVPEAASTWFLPRRVGISTAAEWMFTGRTVSAVEAKEAGLVRSIHAPDDLLPAAYELAREIADNTSPVAVGMIRQMLWRFSGSSHPMDAHRVDTALNLELGRSADVVEGVTSFLEKRPPQFPGTMPGNAPDAFPWWTEPDFNA is encoded by the coding sequence ATGACCTACTCCACCCTCGCCACGCGGGTCGAGGACCACGTGATGACGATCGAGCTCGACCGGCCCGAGCAGCTCAACAGCATCACGCTGCAGATGTGCGCCGACCTGGCCGCGGTGTTCGCCGACGCCGACGCCGACCCCGACGTGCGGGTCGTGGTGATCACCGGCCGCGGCAAGGCCTACAGCGTGGGCGCCGACCTGAGCGAGGGCGCCGGCGCGCTGGACTCCCAGGACCGCCCCGACAGCGACGAGCCGTTCCGTGACGAGGGCGGACTCATCACGCTGCAGATCTTCCGCTGCACCAAGCCCGTGATCGCGGCGGTCAACGGCATCGCCGCCGGCCTCGGGGCCACGATGCTGCTGCCGATCGACATGGTGCTGGCGTCGGAGAAGGCACGGTTCGCGTTCGTGTTCGCCAAGCGCGGCATCGTGCCCGAGGCGGCATCGACGTGGTTCCTGCCCCGCCGGGTCGGCATCAGCACGGCCGCGGAGTGGATGTTCACCGGTCGCACCGTCTCGGCGGTCGAGGCCAAGGAGGCCGGACTGGTGCGCAGCATCCATGCCCCCGACGACCTGCTGCCCGCCGCCTACGAACTCGCCCGCGAAATCGCCGACAACACCTCACCCGTGGCGGTCGGCATGATCCGGCAGATGCTCTGGCGGTTCAGCGGCTCGAGCCACCCGATGGACGCGCACCGCGTCGACACCGCACTCAACCTCGAGCTCGGCCGGTCGGCCGACGTCGTCGAGGGCGTCACGTCATTCCTCGAGAAGCGCCCGCCACAGTTCCCCGGCACCATGCCGGGCAACGCACCGGATGCCTTCCCCTGGTGGACCGAGCCGGACTTCAACGCGTAG